In Elaeis guineensis isolate ETL-2024a chromosome 1, EG11, whole genome shotgun sequence, a genomic segment contains:
- the LOC105032319 gene encoding uncharacterized protein isoform X2 produces MADNEVAVLKEALCNQYIIIKKLYMELEEEREASATAASESLSMILRLQREKAVEKMEARQYKRMAEEKMHHADECLAILKEIMQQKEMEISILKYQLQAYKPKLLTGLNNGEIGTSESLFSCGINDSSDNASFHGFFRRNVSLPCLRLDKLCSEMDTVNGCSPLFPSGQSVWRKIGEYTSQLSERYKESERPDLCEVSVSEGHNSEEVNVKAKAESNLRSNEHQRITSACLANSGDVSTSCSWCSIVSGETSYHSTVGGIESNLDGECALSSASQAEDLHKLSECDDLGNSCLQIESNQSTVHSAYIHDIFEIPESCKGCNPSEPLKQVSDEFTLETKDMIGMPNLTPQEAADYLFKDDDWLSRAFMYMNHGSRLSTPKQGAPDYLTDMPSMRIKGASLNYHRMLVDPQVGTSTLETDFEQIKERLQHIDYDNIMKLDDSEKGKEQLKLLREIYELLNTIESHIRSFKCRKYPPEDDSPLVSVMEVHRLVFKP; encoded by the coding sequence ATGGCTGATAACGAGGTTGCTGTTTTAAAAGAAGCCCTTTGCAACCAGTACATTATAATTAAAAAGCTTTACATGGAGCTAGAGGAGGAGAGAGAAGCTTCAGCAACCGCAGCAAGTGAATCTCTATCCATGATATTGAGACTTCAGAGAGAAAAGGCTGTCGAGAAGATGGAAGCACGCCAATACAAGAGAATGGCAGAGGAAAAGATGCATCATGCTGACGAGTGTTTGGCGATTCTCAAGGAAattatgcagcagaaagaaatggAGATTTCAATCCTCAAGTACCAACTGCAGGCATATAAGCCCAAGTTGTTAACTGGTCTCAATAATGGAGAAATAGGAACTTCCGAAAGTTTATTTTCATGCGGAATTAATGACTCCTCGGACAATGCTAGCTTCCATGGTTTTTTTAGAAGGAATGTCTCTTTGCCTTGTCTACGATTGGATAAACTGTGTTCTGAGATGGACACCGTTAATGGATGCAGTCCATTGTTTCCTTCTGGGCAATCAGTCTGGAGGAAGATTGGTGAATACACTAGCCagctatctgaaagatataaagaAAGTGAAAGGCCAGACTTATGTGAGGTTTCTGTAAGTGAAGGTCACAATTCTGAAGAAGTAAATGTGAAGGCTAAAGCTGAGTCAAACTTGAGAAGCAATGAACATCAAAGAATCACAAGTGCTTGTCTTGCTAATTCAGGAGATGTGTCTACATCTTGTTCATGGTGTTCGATAGTAAGTGGTGAGACATCATATCATTCAACTGTAGGAGGCATAGAGTCAAATTTAGATGGTGAATGTGCTTTGTCTTCAGCTTCTCAAGCTGAAGACCTGCACAAGTTATCAGAGTGTGATGATCTTGGTAATTCATGTCTtcaaattgaatcaaatcaaagcaCAGTCCATTCTGCCTATATCCATGACATATTTGAAATCCCAGAAAGTTGTAAGGGTTGCAATCCTAGTGAACCTCTCAAGCAAGTGTCAGACGAATTTACCCTGGAGACCAAGGACATGATTGGAATGCCCAACTTAACGCCACAAGAAGCAGCAGACTACCTTTTCAAAGATGATGATTGGTTAAGCAGGGCGTTCATGTATATGAACCATGGAAGCAGGTTATCCACACCAAAGCAAGGTGCTCCAGATTACCTTACAGACATGCCATCTATGCGAATAAAAGGGGCTTCGTTGAACTACCACAGGATGCTTGTGGATCCTCAAGTTGGTACATCTACACTCGAGACTGATTTTGAACAGATCAAAGAACGGTTACAGCATATTGACTATGATAACATTATGAAGCTGGATGATTCTGAGAAGGGCAAGGAACAGTTGAAGTTATTGAGAGAGATCTATGAGCTGCTCAACACAATAGAATCCCACATTAGAAGTTTTAAATGTCGGAAGTACCCTCCAGAGGATGACTCCCCATTAGTCTCTGTTATGGAGGTACACCGGCTAGTTTTCAAACCTTGA
- the LOC105032319 gene encoding uncharacterized protein isoform X1, whose translation MADNEVAVLKEALCNQYIIIKKLYMELEEEREASATAASESLSMILRLQREKAVEKMEARQYKRMAEEKMHHADECLAILKEIMQQKEMEISILKYQLQAYKPKLLTGLNNGEIGTSESLFSCGINDSSDNASFHGFFRRNVSLPCLRLDKLCSEMDTVNGCSPLFPSGQSVWRKIGEYTSQLSERYKESERPDLCEVSVSEGHNSEEVNVKAKAESNLRSNEHQRITSACLANSGDVSTSCSWCSIVSGETSYHSTVGGIESNLDGECALSSASQAEDLHKLSECDDLGNSCLQIESNQSTVHSAYIHDIFEIPESCKGCNPSEPLKQVSDEFTLETKDMIGMPNLTPQEAADYLFKDDDWLSRAFMYMNHGSRLSTPKQGAPDYLTDMPSMRIKGASLNYHRMLVDPQVGTSTLETDFEQIKERLQHIDYDNIMKLDDSEKGKEQLKLLREIYELLNTIESHIRSFKCRKYPPEDDSPLVSVMEQAVLSFSI comes from the exons ATGGCTGATAACGAGGTTGCTGTTTTAAAAGAAGCCCTTTGCAACCAGTACATTATAATTAAAAAGCTTTACATGGAGCTAGAGGAGGAGAGAGAAGCTTCAGCAACCGCAGCAAGTGAATCTCTATCCATGATATTGAGACTTCAGAGAGAAAAGGCTGTCGAGAAGATGGAAGCACGCCAATACAAGAGAATGGCAGAGGAAAAGATGCATCATGCTGACGAGTGTTTGGCGATTCTCAAGGAAattatgcagcagaaagaaatggAGATTTCAATCCTCAAGTACCAACTGCAGGCATATAAGCCCAAGTTGTTAACTGGTCTCAATAATGGAGAAATAGGAACTTCCGAAAGTTTATTTTCATGCGGAATTAATGACTCCTCGGACAATGCTAGCTTCCATGGTTTTTTTAGAAGGAATGTCTCTTTGCCTTGTCTACGATTGGATAAACTGTGTTCTGAGATGGACACCGTTAATGGATGCAGTCCATTGTTTCCTTCTGGGCAATCAGTCTGGAGGAAGATTGGTGAATACACTAGCCagctatctgaaagatataaagaAAGTGAAAGGCCAGACTTATGTGAGGTTTCTGTAAGTGAAGGTCACAATTCTGAAGAAGTAAATGTGAAGGCTAAAGCTGAGTCAAACTTGAGAAGCAATGAACATCAAAGAATCACAAGTGCTTGTCTTGCTAATTCAGGAGATGTGTCTACATCTTGTTCATGGTGTTCGATAGTAAGTGGTGAGACATCATATCATTCAACTGTAGGAGGCATAGAGTCAAATTTAGATGGTGAATGTGCTTTGTCTTCAGCTTCTCAAGCTGAAGACCTGCACAAGTTATCAGAGTGTGATGATCTTGGTAATTCATGTCTtcaaattgaatcaaatcaaagcaCAGTCCATTCTGCCTATATCCATGACATATTTGAAATCCCAGAAAGTTGTAAGGGTTGCAATCCTAGTGAACCTCTCAAGCAAGTGTCAGACGAATTTACCCTGGAGACCAAGGACATGATTGGAATGCCCAACTTAACGCCACAAGAAGCAGCAGACTACCTTTTCAAAGATGATGATTGGTTAAGCAGGGCGTTCATGTATATGAACCATGGAAGCAGGTTATCCACACCAAAGCAAGGTGCTCCAGATTACCTTACAGACATGCCATCTATGCGAATAAAAGGGGCTTCGTTGAACTACCACAGGATGCTTGTGGATCCTCAAGTTGGTACATCTACACTCGAGACTGATTTTGAACAGATCAAAGAACGGTTACAGCATATTGACTATGATAACATTATGAAGCTGGATGATTCTGAGAAGGGCAAGGAACAGTTGAAGTTATTGAGAGAGATCTATGAGCTGCTCAACACAATAGAATCCCACATTAGAAGTTTTAAATGTCGGAAGTACCCTCCAGAGGATGACTCCCCATTAGTCTCTGTTATGGAG CAGGCAGTACTTTCCTTCTCAATCTAG
- the LOC105032318 gene encoding putative leucine-rich repeat receptor-like serine/threonine-protein kinase At2g24130 isoform X2 yields MIDFSYLIMQCRYFFGFFRDWFVHHIPIFCHRYPQWKSQEAVLHHCLKKNPQNYSNRNLSKMCSSTTIITQLLFLLLPSVVQPFYLRNDISLDRSALLAFKKAILVDPGNALSNWSETTYVCEWNGIVCGLNPERVTELDLKSKYLLGTISPFLSNLSYLQLLDLSDNSLQGSIPIELGALSNLGLLGIQGNHIQNEIPESFGMLRKLRYIDLSNNQLSGRLPTSLFYNCTQLSYVDLSNNWFTGLIPPQLGNQLPSLENLLLYQNQLTGSVPASLSNSTEMVEIDLENNYLSGTLPSEILMHLPSLKILHLSYNNFSSDDQNSNLAPFFISIANLTHLEELELAGNYLGGTLPSTIGLLSVNLSQVYLQDNLIHGAIPSNISKLSKLMSLNLSNNLLNGIIPLELILLPNLERLWLANNVLNGRIPSPPGVLNSLGLLDLSKNNLSGSIPTTLANLTQLRILILNGNLLSGSIPSSLGSTKLELLDLSHNRLTGAIPAEVASLSSMAIYFNLSDNLLGGALPMELSKMDKVRSIDLSSNNFSSNIPSSMGSCEVVELVNLSHNHLQGPIPGSLGNLLSLQSLDLSFNFLSGEIPASLQKCTSLRLLDLSFNNFSGPLPENSLFNSLTPKLIEGNHFCGSEIGLPSCQTKKRSMIHSQKSLILFVSIVSMSSFLLTIICVIGYKNLRHAMFRRDDVDSSNFSLDLSTSYPRITYREIVEATAGFEQSRLIGSGSFGQVYRGVLSDDSVVAIKVLQLQSSNSAKSFNRECQVLKRIRHRNLMRIITACSLPDFKALVLPFMVNGSLESHLYLQAQQSASSKLSLIERVNICSDIAEGLAYLHHHSPVQIIHCDLKPSNILLNDDMTALVSDFGIARLVMKVAEGNIQYDTTTNSTANLLCGSIGYVAPEYGYRRGASTKGDVYSFGILVLEIVTRKRPTDDMFIEGLSLQRWVKNHYHDQLENVIDYFLMQDLQDQSPDVRDMWEVAIVELLELGLICTQETPSTRPSMLDVADDLDRLKHYLGCDKTATFTSSHGISSSTITGDY; encoded by the exons ATGATAGATTTCTCATATCTAATTATGCAATGCAGATATTTTTTTGGCTTCTTCAGGGATTGGTTTGTTCACCATATTCCCATCTTTTGCCATAGATATCCACAATGGAAGTCTCAAGAAGCTGTATTGCATCATTGTTTGAAGAAGAATCCTCAGAATTACAGTAACAGGAATTTGTCAAAAATGTGCTCTTCTACCACGATCATAACCCaacttctcttcctcctcctcccttctgTTGTTCAACCTTTCTATCTGAGAAATGATATTAGTTTGGACAGATCTGCGTTGTTGGCATTCAAGAAAGCCATTCTGGTTGATCCCGGGAATGCCCTCAGTAACTGGAGTGAGACGACCTATGTCTGCGAGTGGAATGGCATTGTTTGCGGTCTGAATCCTGAAAGAGTGACTGAACTCGATCTCAAGAGTAAATATCTTTTAGGAACAATCTCGCCATTTCTCTCCAATCTTTCTTACCTTCAATTACTTGATTTGTCTGATAATTCACTCCAAGGTTCTATTCCCATCGAGCTTGGAGCTTTGTCTAACCTTGGGCTACTTGGAATCCAAGGGAATCATATACAGAATGAAATCCCTGAGAGCTTTGGCATGCTTAGGAAACTTCGTTACATCGACCTCAGCAACAACCAGCTTAGTGGAAGGCTCCCAACATCTCTCTTCTACAATTGCACTCAATTAAGCTATGTAGATCTTTCTAATAATTGGTTTACTGGTTTGATTCCTCCGCAGCTTGGAAATCAACTTCCTTCTCTGGAGAACCTCCtcctttatcaaaatcaattgacAGGTAGTGTTCCAGCTTCTCTCTCTAATTCAACAGAGATGGTGGAGATCGATCTCGAAAACAATTATCTGAGTGGTACGTTACCATCAGAAATCTTGATGCATCTACCTTCTTTGAAGATACTGCACCTTTCATATAACAACTTCTCAAGTGATGATCAGAATTCAAATCTTGCCCCCTTCTTCATTTCAATTGcaaatttgactcatctagaagaGCTGGAACTGGCAGGGAACTATCTTGGAGGTACATTGCCTTCCACCATAGGCCTTCTTAGTGTTAATCTCTCACAGGTTTATCTCCAAGATAATCTCATCCATGGAGCAATCCCATCAAATATATCAAAACTTTCCAAATTGATGTCGCTGAATCTATCAAACAATCTTTTGAATGGAATTATTCCCTTAGAGTTAATTCTTTTACCCAATTTAGAAAGATTGTGGTTAGCTAACAATGTGCTCAACGGTCGAATCCCATCTCCTCCTGGCGTTTTAAATAGCCTGGGACTCTTAGACCTATCAAAAAACAATCTTTCTGGTTCCATTCCGACCACATTAGCAAATCTAACTCAGCTGAGAATACTCATTCTTAATGGAAACTTGCTTTCAGGATCCATACCTTCAAGCCTGGGGAGTACAAAATTAGAGCTTCTGGATTTGTCTCATAACAGGCTCACAGGAGCCATACCAGCTGAAGTTGCAAGCTTGAGCTCGATGGCTATATACTTCAATCTGTCAGACAATTTGTTAGGAGGAGCACTGCCCATGGAGCTGAGCAAAATGGACAAAGTTCGGTCCATCGATCTCTCCTCAAATAATTTCAGCAGCAACATTCCTTCCAGTATGGGAAGTTGTGAAGTAGTTGAGCTGGTAAACTTATCACACAATCATCTTCAAGGGCCAATTCCTGGGTCCTTGGGTAACCTGCTAAGCCTTCAATCCTTAGACCTCTCTTTCAATTTCCTGTCGGGTGAAATTCCTGCATCTCTTCAGAAGTGCACCAGCCTTAGGTTACTGGACCTCTCATTCAACAACTTCAGTGGACCGTTACCAGAAAACAGTCTATTCAATTCTTTAACACCGAAATTGATTGAAGGAAATCATTTCTGTGGATCAGAGATTGGCCTTCCAAGTTGCCAAACTAAGAAGAGAAGCATGATACATTCTCAGAAATCCCTCATATTGTTTGTAAGTATTGTCTCCATGTCAAGTTTTCTTCTCACAATAATATGTGTGATAGGTTATAAGAATCTAAGACATGCAATGTTTCGAAGAGATGATGTGGACTCAAGTAACTTTTCTCTTGACTTATCAACAAGTTACCCTAGAATTACTTACAGAGAAATTGTAGAGGCTACAGCCGGGTTTGAGCAGAGCAGATTGATTGGATCTGGTAGCTTTGGACAAGTCTACAGAGGGGTCTTAAGTGATGACAGTGTAGTTGCAATAAAAGTTTTACAGCTGCAAAGCAGCAACTCTGCCAAAAGTTTCAATAGAGAATGCCAAGTTCTGAAGAGGATTCGACACAGGAACCTGATGAGAATCATCACAGCATGCAGTCTTCCAGATTTCAAAGCTCTGGTGCTTCCTTTCATGGTAAACGGGAGCCTGGAGAGCCATCTCTATCTGCAGGCACAACAATCTGCATCCTCAAAATTGAGCTTAATCGAACGGGTGAACATTTGCAGTGACATTGCTGAGGGGTTGGCTTACTTGCACCATCACTCACCAGTGCAGATCATCCACTGTGACTTGAAACCAAGCAACATTCTCCTTAATGATGACATGACTGCACTCGTATCCGACTTTGGAATAGCTAGACTGGTCATGAAAGTAGCAGAAGGAAACATACAATATGATACTACAACCAACTCAACAGCTAACCTTCTTTGTGGATCAATTGGATATGTTGCTCCAG AGTATGGATACAGAAGAGGTGCATCAACAAAGGGTGATGTCTACAGCTTTGGCATTCTTGTGTTAGAAATTGTAACCAGAAAGAGACCCACAGATGACATGTTTATCGAGGGTCTAAGCTTGCAGAGGTGGGTGAAGAACCACTATCATGATCAACTGGAAAATGTTATTGACTACTTCCTAATGCAAGATCTGCAGGACCAGAGCCCTGACGTTAGAGACATGTGGGAAGTTGCCATTGTGGAACTGCTTGAGCTTGGGCTTATCTGCACCCAAGAAACCCCTTCAACCAGACCCAGCATGCTTGATGTTGCTGATGATCTGGACAGACTAAAACACTATCTTGGATGCGACAAAACTGCAACCTTTACATCATCACATGGCATATCATCATCTACCATCACCGGAGATTATTG A
- the LOC105032319 gene encoding uncharacterized protein isoform X3, giving the protein MADNEVAVLKEALCNQYIIIKKLYMELEEEREASATAASESLSMILRLQREKAVEKMEARQYKRMAEEKMHHADECLAILKEIMQQKEMEISILKYQLQAYKPKLLTGLNNGEIGTSESLFSCGINDSSDNASFHGFFRRNVSLPCLRLDKLCSEMDTVNGCSPLFPSGQSVWRKIGEYTSQLSERYKESERPDLCEVSVSEGHNSEEVNVKAKAESNLRSNEHQRITSACLANSGDVSTSCSWCSIVSGETSYHSTVGGIESNLDGECALSSASQAEDLHKLSECDDLGNSCLQIESNQSTVHSAYIHDIFEIPESCKGCNPSEPLKQVSDEFTLETKDMIGMPNLTPQEAADYLFKDDDWLSRAFMYMNHGSRLSTPKQGAPDYLTDMPSMRIKGASLNYHRMLVDPQVGTSTLETDFEQIKERLQHIDYDNIMKLDDSEKGKEQLKLLREIYELLNTIESHIRSFKCRKYPPEDDSPLVSVMEAVLSFSI; this is encoded by the exons ATGGCTGATAACGAGGTTGCTGTTTTAAAAGAAGCCCTTTGCAACCAGTACATTATAATTAAAAAGCTTTACATGGAGCTAGAGGAGGAGAGAGAAGCTTCAGCAACCGCAGCAAGTGAATCTCTATCCATGATATTGAGACTTCAGAGAGAAAAGGCTGTCGAGAAGATGGAAGCACGCCAATACAAGAGAATGGCAGAGGAAAAGATGCATCATGCTGACGAGTGTTTGGCGATTCTCAAGGAAattatgcagcagaaagaaatggAGATTTCAATCCTCAAGTACCAACTGCAGGCATATAAGCCCAAGTTGTTAACTGGTCTCAATAATGGAGAAATAGGAACTTCCGAAAGTTTATTTTCATGCGGAATTAATGACTCCTCGGACAATGCTAGCTTCCATGGTTTTTTTAGAAGGAATGTCTCTTTGCCTTGTCTACGATTGGATAAACTGTGTTCTGAGATGGACACCGTTAATGGATGCAGTCCATTGTTTCCTTCTGGGCAATCAGTCTGGAGGAAGATTGGTGAATACACTAGCCagctatctgaaagatataaagaAAGTGAAAGGCCAGACTTATGTGAGGTTTCTGTAAGTGAAGGTCACAATTCTGAAGAAGTAAATGTGAAGGCTAAAGCTGAGTCAAACTTGAGAAGCAATGAACATCAAAGAATCACAAGTGCTTGTCTTGCTAATTCAGGAGATGTGTCTACATCTTGTTCATGGTGTTCGATAGTAAGTGGTGAGACATCATATCATTCAACTGTAGGAGGCATAGAGTCAAATTTAGATGGTGAATGTGCTTTGTCTTCAGCTTCTCAAGCTGAAGACCTGCACAAGTTATCAGAGTGTGATGATCTTGGTAATTCATGTCTtcaaattgaatcaaatcaaagcaCAGTCCATTCTGCCTATATCCATGACATATTTGAAATCCCAGAAAGTTGTAAGGGTTGCAATCCTAGTGAACCTCTCAAGCAAGTGTCAGACGAATTTACCCTGGAGACCAAGGACATGATTGGAATGCCCAACTTAACGCCACAAGAAGCAGCAGACTACCTTTTCAAAGATGATGATTGGTTAAGCAGGGCGTTCATGTATATGAACCATGGAAGCAGGTTATCCACACCAAAGCAAGGTGCTCCAGATTACCTTACAGACATGCCATCTATGCGAATAAAAGGGGCTTCGTTGAACTACCACAGGATGCTTGTGGATCCTCAAGTTGGTACATCTACACTCGAGACTGATTTTGAACAGATCAAAGAACGGTTACAGCATATTGACTATGATAACATTATGAAGCTGGATGATTCTGAGAAGGGCAAGGAACAGTTGAAGTTATTGAGAGAGATCTATGAGCTGCTCAACACAATAGAATCCCACATTAGAAGTTTTAAATGTCGGAAGTACCCTCCAGAGGATGACTCCCCATTAGTCTCTGTTATGGAG GCAGTACTTTCCTTCTCAATCTAG